The region ATCTAATTTTAACTGGCCTTACAATAGGTTTAGCAAGTGTGATGAGCTATGCTCAAAAATACGATGAAATGAAAACCACGTGGGAAATAGAAGCCACACATCCTTTTACTGAAACCGGCTTAAGCGAAGAAAAGGCAATTGTACATGGTAGTAATGAAAAAATGTTTACCATGGTCTCTACTGTTGACGGTAAAGTAAAATGGAGTAAAAAGTTTAAAGAAATTGATGAGCAAATTGGAAAAGTAGATTTGCAAATTCCAATGTACGAATCAAACGCAGTGTTTTTATTTGACAAAAAAGCAGGTAAAGACCAAATGGTAGTGGTTGATATGGAAACAGGAACAAAGCTTTGGAGCACCAATAAATATCAAGGTATTGACGACCCGGATGAGGTTATTTACATTGCAGAATTGAATGCATATGCCATTGTAACCAAAACAAATTTAACGATGGTAAAGGCCAGAACCGGAGAAGAACTATGGTCAACTGTTAAATTTAGCACACCTGTTGGAAAATACTTTTATGATGAGCAGGAAAATGCAATTGTTATCATTAGCATGCCCAGAAACGCATGGCAGGCAATGTTTAAAGGATTCAGAAATCAGATTTTAAAAATCAATGCCAAAAACGGTGATGTTTTATGGGAGCAAACTTTTGTTGGAATCGTAGAGAGAAAAATCGTTACCCGCGAATCGGTTGCCAAAATATTTTTAAGAGGCGATAAGTTGTTTTTACAATTGAATGGCTTGCAGGTTTATGAATATAAAACAGGAAGTCCAATTTGGGCAGCAGCTTACGATGTAACTTTTGCAAGAGAATTAGTAAGGCCTAAAGTTTATGGACAAGTTGTAAGATTTGGTGTATATGAAGCCATTGCACAGCCATTATATGACGGTGAGTATGTTTACATTTTAGATGTAAAAAGCAGAAAAAGTCAATATTTAAAAAAGTATGAAGTCAACTCAGGCAAACTCATTTGGACATCACCCGAAATAAAAGATGCCAGAGTTATTCCGGGTTTATATAAAATTGATGATAAAATTATTTTACAAATTGGAGGTGCAGTTGAAGTGCAAGCAATATCAAAGCAAACTTATGGTAATGGCTATGTACAATGGACACAATATTTCAGAACGATAAAATATCAAAATGTTAAACCTTACGAAGTGCAGGCTTTTAGTACTAATGATGGTACAAAATCATGGGACTCTGAACGCTTTAGAAAAGGAATTACAAATATTTTCCCAAGCGGTAAAAATATTGTTGTTTCAAGCGGTAAGGCATTGTACTCTTTAGATTATAAAACAGGCAAAGAGGCCTATGAAATTGCATTAGGCGATGATGATATTGGGTTGGCAGAAAAAATTGTTAATCCTGCAGAGTTAGGTGACAATGTAAGTAAAGACAATGTGATTGTATTAGGGGAGAAGGGAGTTTCTTCTCATAACATTGCCACGGGTGCAAAGGTGTGGGCCGTAAAAACTAAAAAAGGAGAGTTTTCTGGAATTTTCGGAGAAAATATTTTCTTTGATACAGAGAAAGGAGATTATTTTTCTATAGATGCCAATTCCGGTAAAGCAAAATTTTTCGACTCACGTAAAAATTCAAAATCAATCGTTTCCTTAGACGGAAAAAGCATTTATGTGTTTGAAGGAAAGAAAATATTGAAAGTATCTGCCGAATAACAAAATAAAGAATCATTTTGATAAAAGTCCTGGCCATCAAAGTCAGGACTTTTTTATTAATGAATTACCGTTTGTTTATGTTGTATGAAAAGTATGGCTGTCATAAAACCTGTAGGTAAAGTTTTCATCTTAAAGTATAAATCATGTTGGATGGTTTGAAAGTTCGGAAGCTGTCAACGGATATAATTTTTGGAGAATGTAAACTTTCAAAACAAACCTTTCAACGATGCCAAATTATTAAACAAACAATTGCTCAACTCAACAAAGATTTGGCACCATTTGTTAAAATAATCACCTAGCAAGAAAATGCTTTTACTGCTTTTAACGAAATAACAATACAACAGGAAAAAATCATTCAACAATTATCTAAATTCGGCTCTACAGCACTCAGTGCTTAGCTCTACCGTGTTGATATTCTAAAAAGAATAATAAATCAAACTAGCAGTGTTGAACTACTTGCACCTTCCATATTAGAGCGCAC is a window of Bacteroidia bacterium DNA encoding:
- a CDS encoding PQQ-binding-like beta-propeller repeat protein, yielding MKNLILTGLTIGLASVMSYAQKYDEMKTTWEIEATHPFTETGLSEEKAIVHGSNEKMFTMVSTVDGKVKWSKKFKEIDEQIGKVDLQIPMYESNAVFLFDKKAGKDQMVVVDMETGTKLWSTNKYQGIDDPDEVIYIAELNAYAIVTKTNLTMVKARTGEELWSTVKFSTPVGKYFYDEQENAIVIISMPRNAWQAMFKGFRNQILKINAKNGDVLWEQTFVGIVERKIVTRESVAKIFLRGDKLFLQLNGLQVYEYKTGSPIWAAAYDVTFARELVRPKVYGQVVRFGVYEAIAQPLYDGEYVYILDVKSRKSQYLKKYEVNSGKLIWTSPEIKDARVIPGLYKIDDKIILQIGGAVEVQAISKQTYGNGYVQWTQYFRTIKYQNVKPYEVQAFSTNDGTKSWDSERFRKGITNIFPSGKNIVVSSGKALYSLDYKTGKEAYEIALGDDDIGLAEKIVNPAELGDNVSKDNVIVLGEKGVSSHNIATGAKVWAVKTKKGEFSGIFGENIFFDTEKGDYFSIDANSGKAKFFDSRKNSKSIVSLDGKSIYVFEGKKILKVSAE